One Dietzia sp. JS16-p6b genomic window carries:
- a CDS encoding proton-conducting transporter membrane subunit, whose protein sequence is MITALWTATFLLPLLVAAGLGILATRRVPGGLSMLLIRLAPLTCLPAILLTVAPGAGGGLPLDVPWLLVGTHLELDALARPLVLVSALLYGSALAAVAWTATDRSRDLVAFLLICHTGTTAVFTAADAVTFYLGYAVMSFAAYGLVVHYRTESAMRAGRVYLVLTVVSETAILAAILMVAAAGGTRLADAPAAVAGATNTGVIVALLLIGFGVKAGTLPLHVWLPLAHPAAPPAASAVLSGAMVKAGLVGWLRFLPLGEVTLPGWGLTLVLLALGGAFLAVPAGELQKDPKVVLAYSTISQMGFLAALVGVALAAPGLAPAVAPAAVAYAVHHALAKGALFLGVPVWKHHARGVRRWIVGAGMVGAGLAVAGAPFSSGSVGKYAAKSAVGEATVLGMDLVTLLPLIATGSTLLLLRFGWLLVNGEPETRRRGDAELAAWLVLVAGGITLPWIVTDLWLPVGTVPGLDAVTLWDATWPILLGLALGGLAWWLSAKDILPGWAAHPDGRTIPPGDLVVPEERLARSALAFARSAAAGPRRVTEHAAARLSAHHPAGAAGRGVDTAEAFLRSRAGRGLLLLGLATVLVAAEVTS, encoded by the coding sequence GTGATCACCGCCCTGTGGACCGCGACCTTCCTGCTCCCCCTCCTGGTCGCCGCGGGACTGGGGATCCTGGCCACGCGCCGCGTCCCGGGTGGTCTGTCGATGCTGCTGATCCGCCTCGCCCCCCTCACGTGCCTGCCCGCGATCCTGCTCACCGTGGCCCCCGGGGCGGGCGGGGGCCTCCCGCTCGACGTGCCGTGGCTGCTCGTGGGCACCCACCTCGAACTCGACGCTCTCGCCCGGCCGCTGGTGTTGGTCTCCGCGCTGCTCTACGGCTCCGCCCTGGCCGCGGTGGCGTGGACCGCCACAGACCGCAGCCGCGACCTCGTGGCGTTCCTGCTGATCTGCCACACCGGCACCACCGCGGTGTTCACCGCGGCCGACGCGGTCACCTTCTACCTCGGGTACGCGGTGATGAGCTTCGCCGCCTACGGGCTGGTCGTGCACTACCGGACCGAGTCGGCGATGCGGGCCGGGCGCGTGTACCTGGTGCTCACCGTGGTGAGCGAGACCGCCATCCTCGCCGCGATCCTCATGGTGGCCGCCGCGGGCGGGACCCGGCTCGCCGACGCCCCGGCCGCCGTGGCCGGCGCGACGAACACCGGGGTGATCGTCGCCCTGCTGCTGATCGGGTTCGGCGTGAAGGCCGGGACGCTGCCGCTGCACGTGTGGCTCCCGCTCGCCCACCCGGCGGCGCCACCCGCCGCGAGCGCGGTCCTGTCCGGGGCGATGGTCAAGGCCGGACTCGTGGGGTGGCTGCGTTTCCTCCCCCTCGGGGAGGTCACCCTCCCCGGATGGGGCCTGACCCTGGTCCTGCTCGCGCTGGGCGGAGCGTTCCTCGCTGTCCCGGCCGGCGAGCTCCAGAAGGACCCCAAGGTGGTGCTGGCCTACTCCACCATCAGCCAGATGGGGTTCCTCGCCGCGCTCGTGGGGGTCGCGCTGGCCGCACCCGGACTCGCGCCCGCGGTCGCACCGGCCGCCGTCGCCTACGCCGTGCACCACGCCCTGGCCAAGGGAGCGCTGTTCCTCGGCGTCCCGGTGTGGAAGCACCACGCCCGGGGGGTCAGACGGTGGATCGTCGGGGCGGGGATGGTCGGTGCCGGGCTCGCGGTCGCCGGGGCCCCGTTCAGCTCAGGCTCGGTGGGCAAGTACGCGGCCAAGTCCGCCGTCGGCGAGGCCACCGTCCTGGGGATGGACCTCGTCACCCTCCTCCCGCTCATCGCGACCGGGTCGACACTTCTTCTCCTGCGCTTCGGGTGGCTGCTCGTCAACGGGGAGCCGGAGACCCGCCGGCGAGGGGACGCCGAGCTCGCCGCCTGGCTGGTCTTGGTGGCCGGCGGGATCACACTGCCCTGGATCGTCACCGACCTCTGGCTGCCCGTCGGAACGGTCCCCGGCCTCGACGCCGTGACCCTGTGGGACGCCACCTGGCCGATCCTGCTGGGACTCGCGCTCGGCGGGCTCGCCTGGTGGCTGTCCGCGAAGGACATCCTGCCCGGGTGGGCCGCCCACCCCGACGGCCGCACGATTCCCCCCGGTGACCTGGTCGTCCCCGAGGAACGGCTCGCCCGCTCGGCGCTGGCGTTCGCACGGTCCGCGGCCGCGGGCCCCCGTCGCGTGACCGAGCACGCCGCCGCCCGCCTCAGCGCGCATCACCCCGCCGGGGCGGCGGGCCGCGGGGTCGACACGGCCGAGGCGTTCCTGCGGTCGCGCGCCGGGCGTGGTCTGCTCCTGCTGGGCCTGGCCACCGTCCTCGTGGCCGCGGAGGTGACCTCGTGA
- a CDS encoding complex I subunit 5 family protein — MTDLVDLMPGSLLVLAPLAISLLTAVAVFLIPEGGVRSRSTVNLGAAVAKLGLIALMVPVVVGGARPEWRTALLPGIDFVLRIEPLSLLFAGLSSLLWLLTTVYAIGYLEDRPHRSRFFGFFALCVTATVGIAFSGNLVTFLLFYELLTLVTYPLVVHNGTAAARRSGRLYMLYTLGGGLSLLTGIVWLSALVGDVEFTPGGVEAVGALATDSPATAVAIFALMVAGLGVKAALFPLHGWLPRAMVAPAPVSALLHAVAVVKAGVFGLVRVIDDVYGVAVASALGVLTPLLVLASFTVLYGSVRALFQDDLKKRLAYSTVSQVSYITLGITLVTAVGTAGGLAHLVHQGLMKITLFFCAGLFAEVLGIKTVSALAGLGRRMPWTCAAFTVGAFGMIGVPPVAGFISKWELGLGALDSENQWVIWVLVASAVLNSAYFLPPVVAMWFRRAEESHEGSPGVPDRRRRRRLEAPAALLAPAVITAGLSLAVGIVAAAPYAPLAMATFIARGVFP; from the coding sequence ATGACGGACCTCGTGGACCTCATGCCGGGCAGCCTGCTCGTCCTGGCGCCGCTGGCGATCTCGCTCCTCACCGCCGTGGCCGTCTTCCTCATCCCCGAGGGAGGAGTCCGCTCGAGATCGACCGTCAACCTCGGCGCCGCCGTGGCCAAGCTGGGACTCATCGCGCTGATGGTGCCGGTCGTGGTGGGCGGGGCCAGGCCGGAGTGGCGGACCGCGCTGCTGCCGGGGATCGACTTCGTCCTGCGCATCGAGCCCCTGTCCCTGCTGTTCGCCGGACTGTCGTCCCTCCTCTGGCTGCTGACCACCGTGTACGCCATCGGCTACCTCGAGGACCGCCCGCACCGCAGCCGGTTCTTCGGGTTCTTCGCCCTGTGCGTGACCGCCACCGTCGGGATCGCCTTCTCCGGGAACCTCGTGACGTTCCTGCTGTTCTACGAACTGCTCACGCTGGTCACCTATCCGCTGGTGGTGCACAACGGCACCGCGGCCGCGCGACGCTCCGGTCGCCTCTACATGCTGTACACGCTCGGCGGTGGCCTCAGCCTGCTCACCGGGATCGTCTGGCTCTCCGCGCTGGTCGGCGACGTCGAGTTCACCCCGGGCGGGGTCGAGGCGGTGGGCGCGCTCGCGACGGACTCCCCGGCCACGGCCGTCGCGATCTTCGCCCTCATGGTCGCCGGCCTGGGCGTCAAGGCCGCGCTGTTCCCCCTCCACGGCTGGCTGCCCCGCGCGATGGTCGCACCCGCACCCGTCAGCGCCCTGCTCCACGCGGTGGCCGTGGTCAAGGCGGGCGTGTTCGGCCTGGTGCGCGTGATCGACGACGTGTACGGCGTGGCGGTGGCTTCCGCTCTCGGGGTCCTGACGCCCCTGCTCGTCCTGGCCTCTTTCACCGTGCTCTACGGCTCGGTACGCGCGCTGTTCCAGGACGACCTCAAGAAGCGGCTCGCCTACTCGACCGTCAGCCAGGTGTCCTACATCACGCTGGGGATCACCCTGGTCACCGCAGTGGGCACCGCCGGCGGGTTGGCCCACCTCGTGCACCAGGGACTCATGAAGATCACCCTGTTCTTCTGCGCCGGGCTGTTCGCCGAGGTCCTGGGGATCAAGACCGTCTCGGCCCTCGCGGGACTGGGCCGGCGCATGCCGTGGACGTGCGCCGCGTTCACCGTCGGCGCGTTCGGCATGATCGGTGTGCCCCCGGTCGCGGGATTCATCTCCAAGTGGGAACTGGGGCTCGGAGCGCTCGACTCGGAGAACCAGTGGGTGATCTGGGTCCTGGTGGCCAGCGCGGTGCTCAACAGCGCGTACTTCCTGCCCCCCGTGGTGGCCATGTGGTTCCGCCGTGCCGAGGAGTCGCACGAGGGATCACCGGGCGTACCCGATCGCCGGCGCCGCCGGAGGCTCGAGGCCCCGGCCGCCCTCCTCGCCCCCGCGGTCATCACCGCCGGTCTCTCCCTGGCCGTCGGGATCGTCGCCGCCGCCCCCTACGCCCCGCTGGCCATGGCCACCTTCATCGCGAGGGGGGTGTTCCCGTGA